A single Glycine soja cultivar W05 chromosome 14, ASM419377v2, whole genome shotgun sequence DNA region contains:
- the LOC114383924 gene encoding uncharacterized protein LOC114383924 produces the protein MACPEGQKVAFGAYTLVEEAEYCWENTRPCLEVEGQDVTWDVFKRVFLEKYFPEDVRNKKEMEFLELKQENMTVVEYEAKFEELVRYFPHYQGKDGESSKCVKFLNGLRPEVKQAVNYQGVRQFPLLVNMCRIWDEDSRDRAAYYRSTGPVRNKKNGP, from the coding sequence ATGGCATGTCCGGAGGGGCAAAAGGTTGCTTTTGGCGCATATACTCTAGTGGAAGAGGCTGAGTATTGTTGGGAGAATACTCGCCCATGCCTAGAGGTTGAAGGTCAAGATGTGACCTGGGATGTCTTCAAGAGAGTGTTTTTGGAGAAATATTTTCCTGAGGATGTTAGGAACAAGAAGGAGATGGAGTTCTTGGAGCTTAAGCAGGAAAACATGACTGTGGTTGAATATGAAGCCAAGTTTGAGGAGCTGGTGAGGTACTTTCCCCATTATCAAGGGAAAGATGGTGAAAGTTCAAAGTGTGTAAAGTTTCTGAATGGCTTGCGACCTGAAGTGAAGCAAGCTGTGAATTACCAAGGTGTTCGTCAGTTCCCACTTTTGGTTAACATGTGTCGGATTTGGGATGAAGACTCCCGAGACAGGGCAGCCTATTATAGGAGTACAGGTCCAGTGAGGAACAAAAAGAATGGGCCTTAA